Proteins from a single region of Candidatus Brocadiaceae bacterium:
- a CDS encoding PH domain-containing protein, whose amino-acid sequence MPYHKVTDLEQRQNILQRLFGIWQLGIYTPGTSSVTGEGVATRPEVAFQGLPDPDEATEAIAKILSQFKATGE is encoded by the coding sequence GTGCCCTATCACAAGGTGACCGACCTGGAGCAGCGCCAGAACATCCTGCAACGGCTGTTCGGCATCTGGCAGCTCGGCATCTATACCCCGGGCACAAGCAGCGTGACGGGTGAAGGAGTGGCGACGCGTCCGGAGGTGGCGTTCCAGGGTCTGCCGGATCCCGATGAAGCTACCGAAGCAATCGCAAAGATCCTCAGCCAGTTCAAAGCTACTGGCGAGTAG
- a CDS encoding YbjQ family protein, giving the protein MEGSLISVVPVGFLLMLGWIAGRTAERLHVRSLRMREEALAHVLVTDVRTFPPAADPSAHAAVVMSEVVIATDYMKTFLAGLRKIVGGELHSYQSLLTRARREAVLRLMDQAVGLGYDAVCNVRLNTADIGGGTMRKRAAMVELIATGTAYRRTSGGDESQQVGQAVGL; this is encoded by the coding sequence ATGGAGGGGAGTCTGATCAGCGTCGTGCCGGTCGGGTTCCTTCTGATGCTGGGCTGGATCGCGGGCCGGACGGCGGAGAGGCTGCACGTCCGGTCGCTTCGCATGCGCGAGGAGGCCCTCGCGCACGTCCTGGTGACGGACGTCCGAACGTTCCCGCCGGCCGCAGATCCTTCCGCCCATGCGGCCGTTGTGATGAGCGAGGTGGTCATCGCCACGGACTACATGAAGACGTTCCTCGCCGGCCTGCGGAAGATCGTCGGCGGCGAACTGCACAGCTACCAGAGCCTGCTCACCCGCGCGCGCCGGGAAGCGGTGCTGCGCCTGATGGATCAGGCGGTGGGGCTGGGCTACGACGCCGTCTGCAACGTGCGCCTCAACACCGCCGACATCGGCGGGGGCACGATGCGCAAGCGGGCGGCGATGGTGGAACTCATCGCCACGGGCACGGCCTACCGGAGGACCTCGGGCGGTGACGAGAGCCAGCAAGTCGGACAAGCCGTCGGTCTTTGA
- a CDS encoding helix-turn-helix transcriptional regulator, with protein sequence MNPHDDLAQVVRSVRERLGLTQQELAVRLGVALPTVSRWENSRNAPSRLARDRIEALLREMGEDGAALPPQQEPFRAAVPRDR encoded by the coding sequence TTGAACCCGCATGACGATCTGGCGCAGGTCGTCCGAAGCGTGAGAGAACGCCTCGGGCTGACGCAGCAGGAACTGGCGGTCAGACTCGGCGTGGCATTGCCGACGGTGAGCCGGTGGGAGAACAGCCGGAACGCGCCGTCGCGACTCGCCCGCGACAGGATCGAGGCCCTTCTGCGCGAGATGGGCGAAGACGGGGCAGCCTTACCCCCGCAGCAAGAGCCGTTTCGAGCTGCTGTTCCGCGTGACCGATGA
- a CDS encoding inosine monophosphate cyclohydrolase, giving the protein MDISRIAQDNLKALSKNAYPGRGIVMGLTPDAARFVQVYWIMGRSENSRNRVFVRDGDVVRTAPYDASKVKDPSLIIYNVARPLGRKHIVSNGDQTDTIFDTLRGGGTFEEALFTRTFEPDAPNYTARISGLTDLDDPQQAYKLSVIKAPGGNPAHCTRQFFSYEGGIAGYGHCVTTYAGDGSPLPAFEGEPRLLPIGEEPAAVAETYWTALDGDNKISLLVKSIDRTTGRCELHIVNKHQ; this is encoded by the coding sequence ATGGACATCAGCCGGATCGCACAGGACAACCTGAAGGCATTGAGTAAGAACGCCTACCCCGGACGCGGCATCGTCATGGGGCTGACGCCCGACGCCGCCCGGTTCGTCCAGGTCTACTGGATCATGGGCCGGAGCGAGAACAGCCGCAACCGCGTTTTCGTCCGCGACGGCGACGTCGTGCGCACGGCGCCCTACGACGCATCGAAGGTCAAGGACCCTTCCCTGATCATCTACAACGTCGCACGCCCGCTCGGCCGCAAGCACATCGTCTCCAACGGCGACCAGACAGACACGATCTTCGACACCCTCCGCGGCGGCGGCACCTTCGAGGAGGCCCTGTTCACGCGCACCTTCGAGCCCGATGCGCCCAACTACACGGCCCGCATCTCCGGGCTGACGGACCTGGACGATCCGCAGCAGGCCTACAAGCTGTCCGTCATCAAGGCGCCGGGCGGCAATCCCGCCCATTGCACGCGCCAGTTCTTCAGCTACGAAGGCGGCATCGCCGGCTACGGCCACTGCGTCACGACGTACGCGGGGGACGGCAGCCCCCTGCCGGCCTTCGAGGGCGAGCCCCGCCTGCTGCCGATCGGAGAGGAGCCGGCGGCGGTGGCAGAGACATACTGGACGGCGCTGGACGGGGACAACAAGATATCATTGCTTGTGAAATCGATCGACCGCACGACGGGAAGGTGCGAGCTGCACATCGTCAACAAGCACCAGTAA
- a CDS encoding 3-isopropylmalate dehydrogenase: MHKIAVLPGDGTGPEVVREGLKVLAAVKELDGFECETVEYDFGGERFLRTGEVLPDSALDELRGFDAIYLGAVGHPDVAPGILEKGLLLRLRFELQQYINLRPVKLYPGVDCPLKDKGPEDIDFVVVRENNEGLYTGAGGFTHKGTRDEVAMQVMVNTRAGVERCIRYAYEYCRRRNDKKMLTLCAKTNVLTFAHDLWWRTFCEVGEEYPDIKQDYAHVDATCMWMVKNPEWFDTIVTCNMFGDIITDLGAMIQGGMGIAAGGNINPDGVSMFEPIGGSAPKYTGKGVINPLAAICALGMMLEQLGESKSARRIEQAVMGLTANKIKSMAAGKMGYSTSEVGDLVVKALPDIDV; encoded by the coding sequence ATGCACAAGATCGCTGTCTTGCCGGGCGACGGCACCGGCCCGGAAGTCGTCCGCGAGGGGCTCAAGGTCCTCGCCGCCGTCAAGGAACTGGATGGATTCGAATGCGAGACCGTCGAATACGATTTCGGCGGCGAACGCTTTCTCCGTACCGGCGAAGTGCTGCCGGACTCCGCTCTGGACGAGCTGCGCGGCTTCGACGCGATCTACCTGGGCGCCGTCGGACACCCCGACGTGGCCCCCGGCATCCTGGAGAAGGGCCTGCTGCTGCGGCTGCGCTTCGAACTGCAGCAGTACATCAACCTGCGCCCCGTGAAGCTCTACCCCGGCGTGGACTGCCCGCTGAAGGACAAGGGGCCCGAGGACATCGACTTCGTTGTCGTGCGCGAGAACAACGAGGGGCTCTACACGGGCGCCGGCGGGTTCACCCACAAGGGCACGCGGGACGAGGTGGCCATGCAGGTGATGGTCAACACGCGCGCCGGCGTCGAGCGCTGCATCCGCTACGCCTACGAGTACTGCCGCCGGCGCAACGACAAGAAGATGCTCACGCTCTGCGCCAAGACGAACGTGCTCACGTTCGCCCACGACCTGTGGTGGCGCACGTTCTGTGAAGTGGGGGAGGAGTACCCCGACATCAAGCAGGACTACGCCCACGTCGACGCCACCTGCATGTGGATGGTCAAGAACCCCGAGTGGTTCGACACCATCGTGACCTGCAACATGTTCGGCGACATCATCACGGACCTGGGCGCCATGATCCAGGGCGGCATGGGCATCGCCGCCGGCGGGAACATCAACCCGGACGGCGTCAGCATGTTCGAGCCCATCGGCGGCAGCGCGCCGAAGTACACCGGCAAGGGCGTGATCAACCCGCTGGCCGCCATCTGCGCCCTCGGCATGATGCTGGAGCAGTTGGGCGAGTCGAAGTCCGCCCGCCGGATCGAGCAGGCCGTCATGGGCCTGACCGCGAACAAGATCAAGAGCATGGCGGCCGGCAAGATGGGCTACAGCACGTCCGAGGTGGGCGACCTGGTGGTGAAGGCTCTGCCGGACATCGACGTCTGA
- a CDS encoding SpoIIE family protein phosphatase, which translates to MARISDAFSARCTEAPTALVGALVDSMPYPLIVRDMDRRVVLANREAERSFGGDLLSCRCHEIEVLRRSVCGHCPAQEALDQRRAVDREVSDPETGRILFVTVFPMLESDGTPCGVIETARDVTEERRAAARTRDLLARVTEQNEELSAWRRSFDYELRTAREIQQMLVPGRPFCMGGMCFDFLCRPSGQIGGDLYDICPVGPHGAGLLVCDASGHGVAAALLAVMVKMVFRTSGLVTGSPTRVMRALNRRLVQMSPAQHFATGFYAVYDSETHAMRYAACGHPAPLVVRAGSQDVEELPGGGMVLGGIEEIQVDERSAQVEPGDRFLVYTDGVTDCTNRAGERFGIERLRAAAREGSRLRGPEFLQCVVRHVDEFADGAPPADDLTLVVAEHTHDEPAWLAAYGQE; encoded by the coding sequence ATGGCACGGATCTCGGACGCGTTCAGTGCGCGATGCACCGAGGCGCCCACCGCCCTGGTGGGGGCCCTGGTGGACTCCATGCCCTACCCCCTGATCGTGCGGGACATGGACCGGCGGGTCGTCCTGGCCAATCGCGAGGCCGAGCGTTCATTCGGCGGCGACCTGCTGAGCTGTCGCTGCCACGAGATCGAGGTCCTCCGACGCAGCGTCTGCGGGCATTGCCCCGCGCAAGAAGCCCTGGACCAGCGCCGTGCGGTGGACCGCGAGGTGAGCGATCCGGAGACCGGCCGGATCCTGTTCGTGACCGTCTTCCCGATGCTCGAGAGCGACGGGACGCCCTGCGGCGTCATCGAGACGGCGCGCGACGTGACGGAGGAACGCCGTGCCGCGGCGCGGACCCGCGACCTGCTCGCCCGGGTTACGGAGCAGAACGAGGAGCTGTCGGCCTGGCGGCGCAGCTTCGACTACGAGCTGCGCACGGCGCGCGAGATCCAGCAGATGCTGGTGCCGGGCCGGCCGTTCTGCATGGGCGGCATGTGCTTCGACTTCCTCTGTCGGCCGTCCGGCCAGATCGGGGGCGACCTCTACGACATCTGCCCCGTGGGACCGCATGGGGCGGGGCTGCTGGTCTGCGATGCCTCGGGGCACGGCGTGGCGGCGGCCCTGCTGGCCGTGATGGTCAAGATGGTGTTCCGGACCTCCGGCCTCGTCACGGGCAGCCCGACGCGCGTCATGCGGGCGCTGAACCGGCGTCTGGTGCAGATGTCGCCCGCCCAGCATTTCGCGACCGGGTTCTACGCCGTCTACGATTCGGAGACGCACGCGATGCGCTACGCCGCCTGCGGCCATCCGGCCCCGCTGGTGGTCCGGGCGGGCAGCCAGGACGTGGAGGAACTGCCGGGCGGCGGCATGGTCCTGGGCGGCATCGAGGAGATCCAGGTCGACGAGCGGTCGGCGCAGGTGGAGCCCGGCGACAGGTTCCTGGTCTACACCGACGGCGTGACCGACTGCACAAACCGGGCGGGGGAGCGTTTCGGGATCGAGCGCCTGCGGGCGGCGGCGCGCGAAGGAAGCCGTCTGCGGGGTCCCGAGTTCCTCCAGTGCGTTGTGCGGCACGTGGACGAGTTCGCGGACGGGGCGCCGCCGGCCGACGACCTGACGCTGGTCGTGGCCGAGCACACGCACGACGAGCCGGCCTGGCTGGCCGCGTATGGGCAGGAATAG
- a CDS encoding PrsW family intramembrane metalloprotease: protein MTRASKSDKPSVFDEPHMHGGPMKADPSEAKAAAGLRREAPAEASEDARVDRTVWDEPGLSRELAGGPPAGELTYRDWLVRRRDGVSAARTWAVTLGLAVAAGPWAVLGAFFGSRQGHFTVLVVVVFGPVAEEVMKVAAPFYVVERRPFLFRSPAQIVLCALAAGLAFAAIENVIYLGLYIPRASQAMVAWRWTVCVAVHMGCSLVAGMGVIRVWRDCWERMDRPRLWMAFPYQVVAIAIHAVYNAAAVAFSVGHGAF, encoded by the coding sequence GTGACGAGAGCCAGCAAGTCGGACAAGCCGTCGGTCTTTGATGAGCCGCACATGCACGGCGGCCCGATGAAGGCCGACCCGAGCGAGGCAAAGGCGGCGGCCGGCCTCCGGCGCGAGGCTCCGGCCGAAGCGAGCGAAGACGCGCGCGTGGACCGGACCGTCTGGGATGAGCCGGGCCTTTCCCGCGAGCTGGCCGGCGGGCCGCCGGCCGGCGAGTTGACCTACCGCGACTGGCTCGTCCGACGGCGGGACGGTGTGAGTGCGGCGCGCACCTGGGCCGTGACGCTCGGGCTCGCGGTGGCCGCCGGCCCGTGGGCGGTGCTGGGGGCGTTCTTCGGCTCGCGGCAGGGCCATTTCACCGTGCTGGTCGTCGTCGTCTTCGGGCCCGTCGCCGAGGAAGTCATGAAGGTGGCGGCGCCGTTCTACGTGGTCGAGCGGCGGCCGTTCCTGTTCCGATCGCCCGCGCAGATCGTCCTCTGCGCGCTGGCGGCCGGGCTTGCGTTCGCCGCCATCGAGAACGTGATCTACCTCGGCCTCTACATCCCGCGTGCGTCGCAGGCCATGGTCGCCTGGCGCTGGACGGTCTGCGTGGCGGTGCACATGGGCTGCAGCCTGGTGGCGGGGATGGGCGTGATCCGCGTCTGGCGCGACTGCTGGGAGCGGATGGACCGGCCGCGGCTGTGGATGGCCTTTCCCTACCAGGTCGTGGCCATCGCCATCCACGCCGTCTACAACGCCGCGGCGGTGGCGTTCAGTGTGGGGCACGGTGCGTTCTGA
- a CDS encoding 50S ribosomal protein L28, with translation MARVCSICGRGTTTGRSYAHRGRAKHLGGVGIKTTGVSNRTFRPNLQKVRALVDGTPTRILVCTRCIRDGKVTKPL, from the coding sequence GTGGCCAGGGTCTGTTCCATCTGCGGCCGGGGGACGACGACGGGGCGCTCGTACGCCCACCGCGGCCGGGCCAAGCACCTCGGCGGCGTCGGCATCAAGACGACCGGCGTGTCCAACCGCACCTTCCGTCCGAACCTCCAGAAGGTCAGGGCGCTGGTGGACGGCACGCCGACGCGCATCCTCGTCTGCACGCGCTGCATCCGGGACGGCAAAGTGACCAAGCCTCTCTGA
- a CDS encoding RNHCP domain-containing protein — MHRHAGSHCMRRRYESRAAQAVPEAACVCAQCRNVIPGQAPGTEHRNHCPHCLWSLHVDMRSGDRRSGCRGLMEPIAVWVQKNGEWALVHRCTECSVVRTNRIAGDDSVLLLMSLAVRPLARPPFPLDSLRHGLAAPP, encoded by the coding sequence ATGCACAGACATGCAGGGAGTCACTGCATGCGACGACGATACGAATCACGCGCCGCACAGGCCGTCCCCGAGGCCGCCTGCGTCTGCGCGCAATGTCGCAACGTCATACCCGGCCAGGCGCCGGGCACCGAACATAGAAACCACTGTCCGCACTGCCTCTGGAGCCTGCACGTCGACATGCGCTCGGGCGACCGTCGCTCGGGCTGCCGGGGGCTCATGGAACCCATCGCCGTCTGGGTCCAGAAGAACGGGGAATGGGCGCTCGTGCATCGCTGCACGGAGTGCAGCGTCGTGCGCACGAACCGCATCGCCGGCGACGACAGCGTGCTGCTGCTGATGTCGCTCGCCGTGCGTCCGCTGGCGCGTCCGCCGTTCCCGCTGGACTCGCTGCGGCACGGGCTCGCCGCGCCGCCGTGA
- a CDS encoding phosphotransferase: MQTGTVLHQLGLDRASVVEVLHERAGTCVCRITQEKRSYVLKWCPSGRRATEVRAYQLLQDLGVPTLRVHAFTDNALLLDDLATSPQWRLASRDDVAEAGTGAAVALWYHELHRAGRRLLRRSDAPPDFLTRECDALRVESILSVGRKLDMADNAVWELAATHIEAIKAAMRSLPETLNYNDFHWTNMALSRREPIQAVVFDYHLLGIGPAYSDYRNVIGSLQAQAAATFREAWGPVEERERILDGPVSTLSALQVAVEQEQLPEWARGLIEDVRKGELQEALLRAISILWLPPPLRPGGWCGRRRARRTCRSRRRGRRRGRGSRLP, translated from the coding sequence ATGCAGACCGGGACCGTACTGCACCAGCTTGGGCTCGACCGTGCCTCGGTTGTCGAGGTGCTTCATGAGAGAGCCGGTACCTGTGTCTGCCGGATCACACAGGAGAAGAGGTCTTATGTCCTGAAGTGGTGCCCGTCAGGCCGGCGGGCGACCGAAGTCCGGGCCTACCAGCTGCTGCAGGACCTTGGTGTCCCGACGCTTCGAGTCCATGCGTTTACGGATAACGCCTTGCTGTTGGACGACCTGGCCACCAGTCCGCAATGGCGGTTGGCGAGTCGGGACGACGTCGCAGAGGCAGGCACTGGGGCGGCAGTGGCATTGTGGTACCACGAACTGCACCGAGCCGGCCGCAGACTGCTTCGGCGATCTGATGCACCGCCCGACTTCCTGACCCGGGAGTGTGATGCTCTGAGAGTTGAGAGCATCCTGTCCGTCGGCCGCAAGCTTGACATGGCCGACAACGCAGTCTGGGAGCTGGCGGCAACGCACATTGAAGCCATCAAGGCCGCCATGCGGTCACTGCCCGAGACGCTCAACTACAACGACTTCCATTGGACGAACATGGCGCTATCGAGGAGAGAACCGATCCAAGCCGTCGTGTTCGACTACCACCTGCTCGGCATCGGGCCTGCGTACAGCGACTACCGGAATGTCATCGGGTCTTTGCAGGCGCAAGCAGCTGCAACCTTCCGTGAGGCCTGGGGGCCCGTGGAGGAGCGCGAGAGGATCCTCGACGGTCCGGTCTCCACGCTCAGCGCCCTGCAGGTTGCCGTGGAGCAAGAACAGTTGCCTGAGTGGGCAAGGGGCCTCATAGAAGACGTCAGGAAGGGCGAGCTGCAGGAGGCCCTTCTGCGTGCGATCTCCATCCTCTGGCTCCCGCCGCCGCTTCGGCCAGGAGGATGGTGCGGTCGCCGGAGGGCTCGTCGGACGTGTCGAAGTCGAAGGCGGGGTAGGCGGCGAGGACGCGGAAGCCGGCTTCCCTGA
- a CDS encoding DUF3426 domain-containing protein, giving the protein MCFREIDRRARACPHCGHMQVRWLWQIVPPFLLIAAGFMVYGEWLSARLRPDGCAEDAVPYTGQITVTQSEMFKGSDVVYVVGKLRNESDVEWEKIGIEAQFFDPQGRLIDAEVKRHYLERLLPHGEMAFKVRTVPDRPVEEYADYGVLVGYAQDIRRGAW; this is encoded by the coding sequence ATGTGCTTTCGGGAGATCGACCGCCGGGCGCGGGCCTGTCCGCACTGCGGACACATGCAGGTGCGCTGGCTGTGGCAGATCGTCCCGCCATTCCTGCTGATCGCCGCTGGGTTCATGGTCTATGGTGAGTGGCTCTCCGCCCGTCTCCGGCCGGACGGCTGCGCCGAAGATGCCGTCCCGTACACCGGGCAGATCACGGTGACTCAATCGGAGATGTTCAAGGGCAGCGATGTTGTCTACGTCGTCGGCAAACTGCGCAATGAGAGCGACGTGGAGTGGGAGAAGATCGGCATCGAAGCGCAGTTCTTCGACCCGCAGGGGCGCCTCATCGACGCCGAGGTGAAGAGGCACTACCTGGAGCGCCTGCTTCCGCACGGCGAGATGGCGTTCAAGGTCCGCACCGTGCCCGACCGGCCGGTGGAAGAGTACGCCGACTACGGGGTGTTAGTCGGATATGCGCAAGACATCCGGCGCGGCGCCTGGTAA
- a CDS encoding transposase produces MAERFRRHGDAYFRFITTPGVEPTNNLAEQALRFVVIARRITQGTRGEPGRRWCERIWTARASCAQQDRSVFEFLHDALRAHFTGQPAPSLLPA; encoded by the coding sequence CTGGCGGAGCGATTCCGCAGGCACGGCGACGCCTACTTCCGCTTCATCACGACGCCCGGCGTGGAGCCGACCAACAATCTTGCCGAGCAGGCGCTCAGGTTTGTGGTGATCGCCCGGCGCATCACGCAGGGCACGCGCGGGGAGCCGGGACGCAGATGGTGCGAACGGATCTGGACCGCCCGCGCAAGCTGCGCCCAACAGGACCGCTCTGTCTTCGAGTTCCTTCATGACGCCCTCCGCGCCCACTTCACCGGCCAGCCCGCGCCGTCGCTCCTGCCTGCTTGA
- a CDS encoding DUF86 domain-containing protein encodes MQRDDNVYLGHMLDTARKARSRVEGKSRSDYDDDEDLRIVVAHLVQTIGEAAARVSASMRQAHPEIPWKQITGIRHRIVHDYMDTDYDVLWEVAVRDLPDLIRTLEPMVPPEGGEQ; translated from the coding sequence ATGCAGAGGGATGACAACGTCTACCTCGGCCACATGCTGGACACGGCGCGCAAGGCGAGGTCCAGAGTCGAGGGGAAGTCCCGGTCCGATTACGACGACGACGAGGACCTGCGGATCGTCGTTGCCCACCTCGTGCAGACGATCGGCGAGGCAGCGGCCCGCGTGTCGGCATCGATGCGGCAGGCCCACCCGGAGATCCCGTGGAAGCAGATTACGGGGATTCGGCACCGCATCGTGCACGACTACATGGACACCGACTACGACGTTCTCTGGGAGGTCGCCGTGCGGGACCTGCCCGACCTGATAAGGACCCTGGAGCCAATGGTGCCGCCCGAGGGTGGCGAGCAATGA
- a CDS encoding YbjQ family protein, protein MIVVNTETIPGLRIVQARGMVQGNTVRAKHVGRDLAAGLKNIVGGELRGYTELLTEARRQALERMLAQAEELGANAVVNVRFSTSSITSGAAEIYAYGTAVTVEPEAQP, encoded by the coding sequence ATGATCGTGGTTAACACGGAGACGATCCCCGGCCTGCGCATCGTGCAGGCCAGGGGGATGGTCCAGGGGAACACCGTCCGGGCCAAGCACGTGGGGCGCGACCTCGCGGCGGGCCTGAAGAACATCGTCGGCGGCGAACTGCGCGGCTACACAGAGCTGCTCACCGAGGCCCGCCGTCAGGCCCTGGAGCGCATGCTCGCCCAGGCCGAGGAACTGGGCGCCAACGCCGTGGTCAACGTGCGCTTCAGCACCAGTTCCATCACGTCGGGCGCAGCGGAGATCTACGCCTACGGCACGGCCGTGACGGTCGAGCCGGAAGCGCAGCCGTGA
- the nadB gene encoding L-aspartate oxidase, which translates to MRRPLKLRRYLVHFSSHNIPQIFTDVLVLGSGVAGLTAALALPERTSVLVVTKGELHDGSTNEAQGGVASAMGPGDTPEQHARDTLEAGCGVCNEDTVRLVTEEGPACMEDLARLGVRFDRANDALSFTREGGHGRARILHADGDATGRAIATVLCARARERANTDIFEHTFALDLLTLDGTCHGALIWSESRGLMMVRARQTVLATGGCGRIYRETSNPPVVTGDGLAMAFRAGASLQDMEFMQFHPTTLYVAGASRALISESLRGEGGVLRNRAGERFMDRYHPDAELAPRDVVSRSIIEELRRTGHTCVYLDVRTMSADYLATRFPTITGLCRRFGLEPSADLIPVRPAAHYMVGGVRTDLEGRTDIRNLLACGEVACTGLHGANRLGSNSLLEGLVFGRRCAATAQAAIDRAPEALSVHAIQGLPEEPAYGNLNLADVGNSLRSLVWRSAGVVRTGSELDEALEMITFWCRYLMDKEFDGPEGWELQNMLTVSRLVCMSARQRGESRGVHYRSDFPETSPNWRRHIITANASQEWL; encoded by the coding sequence ATGAGAAGACCCCTGAAGCTCCGCCGTTACCTGGTGCATTTCAGCAGCCACAACATCCCGCAGATATTCACCGACGTGCTCGTTCTCGGCAGCGGGGTGGCGGGGCTGACGGCCGCCCTGGCCCTACCGGAGCGCACCTCCGTGCTGGTCGTTACGAAGGGTGAGCTGCACGACGGGAGCACGAACGAGGCGCAGGGAGGGGTGGCCAGCGCCATGGGCCCGGGGGACACTCCGGAACAGCACGCCCGCGACACGCTGGAGGCCGGCTGCGGCGTCTGCAACGAGGACACCGTGCGGCTGGTCACCGAAGAGGGGCCGGCGTGCATGGAGGATCTGGCCCGGCTGGGCGTGCGCTTCGACCGGGCCAACGACGCGCTCTCGTTCACCCGCGAGGGCGGGCACGGGCGCGCGCGCATCCTGCACGCCGACGGCGACGCCACGGGCCGCGCCATCGCGACGGTGCTGTGTGCCCGGGCGCGCGAGCGCGCCAACACGGACATCTTCGAGCACACCTTCGCGCTGGACCTCCTGACCTTGGACGGCACGTGCCACGGGGCGCTGATCTGGAGCGAGAGCCGCGGGCTCATGATGGTGCGCGCGCGCCAGACCGTCCTGGCCACGGGCGGCTGCGGCCGCATCTACCGGGAGACGAGCAACCCGCCCGTTGTGACCGGCGACGGCCTGGCCATGGCGTTCCGGGCGGGCGCGTCGCTTCAGGACATGGAGTTCATGCAGTTCCACCCGACCACGCTCTACGTCGCCGGGGCGTCCCGGGCGCTCATCAGCGAGTCGCTGCGGGGCGAGGGCGGCGTCCTGCGCAACCGCGCCGGCGAGCGCTTCATGGACCGCTACCATCCGGACGCCGAGCTGGCGCCGCGCGACGTTGTCAGCCGCAGCATCATCGAGGAACTGCGGCGTACGGGACACACCTGTGTCTACCTGGACGTGCGCACGATGTCGGCCGACTACCTGGCGACGCGCTTCCCGACCATCACGGGCCTGTGCCGGCGCTTCGGCCTGGAGCCGTCGGCGGACCTGATTCCCGTGCGTCCGGCCGCCCACTACATGGTCGGCGGGGTGCGCACGGACCTGGAGGGGCGCACCGACATCCGCAACCTCCTCGCCTGCGGCGAGGTGGCCTGCACGGGCCTGCACGGGGCGAACCGCCTGGGCAGCAACTCGCTGCTGGAGGGTCTCGTCTTCGGGCGCCGCTGCGCCGCCACGGCCCAGGCCGCCATCGACAGGGCCCCGGAGGCGCTGTCCGTCCACGCCATCCAGGGGCTGCCGGAGGAACCCGCCTACGGGAACCTGAACCTGGCCGACGTGGGCAACTCGCTCCGCAGCCTCGTCTGGCGCAGCGCCGGCGTCGTGCGCACCGGCAGCGAGCTGGACGAAGCCCTCGAGATGATCACCTTCTGGTGCCGCTACCTGATGGACAAGGAATTCGACGGCCCGGAGGGCTGGGAGCTGCAGAACATGCTGACGGTCTCGCGCCTCGTGTGCATGAGCGCGCGCCAGCGCGGGGAATCGCGCGGCGTGCACTACCGGAGCGACTTCCCGGAGACCTCGCCGAACTGGCGGCGGCACATCATCACGGCGAACGCCAGTCAGGAGTGGCTGTAG
- the gatC gene encoding Asp-tRNA(Asn)/Glu-tRNA(Gln) amidotransferase subunit GatC has product MAITREQVEHVALLARLDLTDGEKTAFAEQLSAILDYVAKLDELDTGGVEPLVHGIAVPAPFRPDQAGASLSPEEALQNAPERMDGFFRVPRIIE; this is encoded by the coding sequence ATGGCCATCACGCGCGAGCAAGTCGAGCACGTCGCCCTCCTCGCCCGCCTGGACCTGACGGACGGGGAGAAGACCGCGTTTGCCGAACAGCTCAGCGCGATCCTCGACTACGTGGCCAAGCTGGACGAGCTGGACACGGGCGGGGTCGAGCCGCTCGTGCACGGGATCGCGGTGCCGGCGCCCTTCCGCCCCGACCAGGCGGGGGCGTCTCTCTCGCCCGAGGAAGCGCTTCAGAACGCGCCCGAGCGTATGGACGGCTTCTTCCGCGTGCCCCGCATCATCGAGTAG
- a CDS encoding nucleotidyltransferase family protein: MARIALDKEALAEFCRRHHIRKLSFFGSVVRDDFGPASDVDVLVEFEPEHTPGLAVVDIEEGLSELLGGRTVDMVNPKYLNRRLKSRVLDEAEVQYAEG; encoded by the coding sequence ATGGCGCGCATCGCTCTGGACAAGGAGGCGTTGGCGGAGTTCTGCCGTCGGCACCATATCCGGAAGCTCTCGTTCTTCGGTTCGGTCGTGCGGGACGACTTCGGGCCCGCCAGCGACGTGGACGTGCTCGTGGAGTTTGAGCCCGAGCATACACCCGGCCTGGCCGTTGTGGACATCGAGGAGGGGCTGTCTGAACTCCTGGGAGGCCGCACGGTGGACATGGTGAACCCGAAGTACCTGAATCGGCGCCTGAAGAGCCGCGTGCTGGACGAGGCGGAGGTGCAGTATGCAGAGGGATGA